Proteins encoded by one window of Vampirovibrionales bacterium:
- a CDS encoding WYL domain-containing protein: protein MTSSADQKLKASSLNATAYRIFKLLQWLSEAPLSVEELNARFLEDPVIGRTLSEDSIWLYLNTLRKLGCDIARPVASSGYRYRLRTHPFGARYAPEEIQTLIDAKRFAESHLQYPEILHLDRFFKKVILFSSTPDIPQALEALFHLSRSRDYEAQLDALEALYTALQRNELLFLQYQSPVNGLQRFYFLPEDLFYRGGVMYLSGAKLGAPHLLMLRVDRIEDFETTEQPALYAQLASQRGAKTLIRLHIEADPHLEPPEVEALGGHCQYCADASPPRWEVTLETRDRFAVLQRLFQLARPFKVLEPDDFRQSAHRTLSAMARLYQDDAAKGDAAHGR from the coding sequence GTGACATCTTCTGCGGACCAAAAACTCAAGGCTTCTTCGTTAAACGCCACTGCGTACCGCATTTTTAAGCTGCTGCAATGGCTGAGCGAAGCCCCCCTGAGCGTCGAGGAACTCAACGCGCGGTTTCTCGAAGATCCGGTCATTGGGCGTACGCTGTCAGAAGACTCCATCTGGCTGTATCTTAATACGTTGCGCAAGCTGGGCTGCGATATTGCCCGGCCCGTGGCTTCCAGCGGCTACCGATACCGCCTGCGCACGCATCCTTTCGGCGCACGCTATGCGCCTGAAGAAATTCAAACCCTGATCGACGCCAAGCGCTTTGCCGAAAGCCATCTCCAGTACCCGGAAATCCTGCATCTGGATCGCTTCTTTAAAAAGGTCATCCTGTTTTCTTCCACGCCGGATATTCCCCAGGCGCTGGAAGCGCTGTTTCATTTGTCGCGCAGCCGGGACTACGAAGCGCAGCTCGACGCGCTGGAAGCCCTTTACACGGCGCTTCAGCGAAATGAGCTGCTGTTTCTTCAGTATCAGTCGCCGGTCAACGGCTTGCAGCGCTTCTATTTCCTGCCAGAAGATCTCTTTTATCGCGGGGGCGTGATGTATCTTAGCGGCGCCAAGCTGGGCGCGCCGCATCTACTGATGCTGCGGGTGGATCGCATCGAAGACTTCGAGACCACCGAGCAACCGGCCTTATACGCGCAACTGGCCAGCCAGCGGGGCGCCAAAACCCTGATTCGCCTTCATATTGAGGCCGATCCGCATCTTGAACCCCCTGAAGTCGAAGCTTTGGGCGGGCATTGCCAATATTGCGCCGACGCCTCGCCCCCACGCTGGGAGGTCACCCTGGAGACGCGCGACCGCTTTGCGGTGCTGCAACGCCTGTTTCAGTTGGCGCGTCCCTTTAAGGTGCTGGAGCCCGACGATTTTCGCCAGTCGGCGCACCGCACGCTGTCGGCCATGGCGCGCCTGTATCAGGACGACGCAGCGAAAGGGGACGCCGCGCATGGCCGATGA
- a CDS encoding ShlB/FhaC/HecB family hemolysin secretion/activation protein — protein sequence MPHVTLLSPRLFAISAFLGLLAASVCGNARAMQPNLPDAPRPQTGGEWAQVYTPVDESFSALGPQTFLDPIDIKWEGDSAFIDKPLLDTLKAGQTPSFSTIAASGADARQTEAMQAAAQPFVGKPLSLEDYQALAKAMGQACEQRHRLCKIFFAADGDALEAVAKPLMLDKISVNHSRYFRAGAIRYQLGLRPGDPVNLAKIEKRLRLIQDNPDIHLQAQLKPGPTPETVTLDLDADNHLPAHLTGYWNNLDQYYYGTHQGIVGITAGLNNTLGLNDSTLVGVIPGGRASGVFLQYQAPLNAHGTRLMVNFSKMKADPAGEDYEAFRQTGSAWTLSPGISQVLYNGKTARWSADLNLDIQQFKTLVKKSIPIEKEQLRTLRAGLQFDQVSEQQELSIRNEVSVGLDILGGTPSSYPNLGNPGGGSQFFKYLGAFYYLRNLPHAMSAVLNGTVQWSPDTLPSPHLGAIGGTYYGRGYREALISGDTLMFVSGELRFPCPLIPRKWKLPYSDASLRDKIQLLTFADYGYAKINDRTLADDPTNYLVSVGVGIRAEITRFLDGWISASRWPSRNRLTFRRAFTLRFRQRLFSERIFRQGGILLSLKTFLYSQADKQLARAC from the coding sequence GTGCCCCACGTGACGCTGTTGAGTCCCCGTCTTTTCGCTATTTCTGCGTTTTTAGGGTTGCTGGCGGCCAGCGTGTGCGGCAACGCGCGCGCAATGCAACCTAACCTGCCCGACGCCCCGCGTCCGCAAACCGGCGGCGAGTGGGCCCAGGTGTATACGCCGGTGGATGAAAGCTTTTCCGCACTCGGGCCGCAGACCTTTCTGGACCCGATTGATATTAAATGGGAAGGCGACAGCGCCTTTATCGACAAGCCCCTGCTCGACACGCTAAAAGCGGGACAAACCCCGTCCTTCTCAACTATCGCGGCCTCTGGTGCGGACGCCCGACAAACCGAAGCGATGCAAGCCGCCGCCCAGCCGTTTGTGGGCAAACCGCTGAGTCTGGAAGACTATCAAGCGCTGGCCAAAGCCATGGGGCAGGCCTGCGAGCAGCGCCATCGCCTGTGCAAAATCTTCTTCGCCGCAGACGGCGACGCGCTGGAAGCGGTCGCCAAACCGCTGATGCTGGACAAAATCTCGGTCAATCATTCCCGGTATTTTCGGGCGGGGGCCATTCGCTATCAGTTGGGCCTGCGCCCCGGCGATCCGGTGAATCTCGCCAAAATTGAAAAGCGCCTGCGGCTGATTCAGGACAACCCGGATATCCATCTTCAGGCGCAGCTCAAGCCGGGGCCGACCCCGGAAACGGTGACGCTGGATCTCGACGCTGACAATCATCTGCCCGCGCACCTGACCGGCTACTGGAACAATCTGGACCAGTACTATTACGGGACGCATCAAGGCATCGTCGGCATTACCGCCGGGCTTAACAATACGCTGGGCCTCAACGACTCGACCCTGGTCGGCGTCATTCCCGGGGGACGCGCAAGCGGCGTGTTTTTGCAGTATCAGGCGCCGTTGAACGCTCACGGCACAAGGCTGATGGTAAATTTCTCCAAAATGAAAGCCGATCCCGCCGGAGAAGACTACGAGGCCTTTCGCCAGACCGGTTCGGCGTGGACGCTCTCTCCTGGCATTTCGCAAGTGCTGTACAACGGCAAAACAGCTCGCTGGAGCGCAGACCTGAATCTGGACATCCAGCAGTTCAAGACGCTGGTTAAAAAGAGCATCCCCATCGAGAAAGAGCAGCTTCGCACCCTGCGCGCCGGCTTGCAGTTCGATCAGGTCAGCGAGCAGCAGGAGCTGTCGATTCGCAACGAGGTCAGCGTCGGGCTGGATATTCTGGGGGGCACGCCCAGTTCGTATCCCAATCTGGGCAATCCGGGCGGCGGAAGCCAGTTCTTTAAATATCTGGGCGCGTTCTATTATTTACGGAACCTGCCGCATGCGATGTCAGCCGTGCTGAACGGCACCGTGCAGTGGAGCCCCGACACCCTGCCCTCTCCACATTTGGGGGCCATCGGCGGTACGTACTACGGACGGGGATATCGCGAAGCGCTGATTTCGGGCGATACGCTGATGTTTGTCAGCGGCGAGCTGCGTTTTCCGTGCCCGCTGATTCCCAGAAAGTGGAAACTGCCGTATTCGGACGCGTCGTTGCGCGATAAAATCCAACTGCTGACGTTTGCCGACTATGGATATGCCAAAATCAACGATCGCACGCTGGCCGACGACCCGACCAATTATCTGGTGAGCGTGGGCGTGGGCATTCGCGCCGAAATCACGCGCTTTCTGGACGGCTGGATCTCGGCATCCCGCTGGCCAAGCAGGAATCGTCTCACTTTTCGCCGCGCATTCACTTTGCGCTTCAGGCAACGCCTTTTTAGCGAACGCATTTTCAGACAGGGTGGAATCTTGCTTTCCTTAAAAACGTTTTTATACTCTCAAGCAGACAAGCAGTTAGCACGGGCTTGCTGA
- a CDS encoding ATP-dependent endonuclease — MLLSWIPRPLTLDDAPATAASRLDSCPDIADRCRAPSLLRVMSHANRLLGFKPPAQRIPDAHIRLIAPTLTPTRRGEADCSQWPPALRDETAQRLWRLALGTPHESAPDTADQALTLLLLAQETRQFDPRAWAAQEIAQLADGASFSAVHSGRYLAENFDRASLSAILQAHGYHAPYLEAFNDPAIGWLAARWLSYPLPWRALLEALTSDDRARAALAPFSRLIWLLDMITRDAPIEKITWDEALQRADAAQDTGANETPSFVRPVRKLILVEGVTETLVLPAFARALGLSLSGAGAFMMAAGGKKPLARLYEEYAPITAGPIAALLDNDARDGAQALQNALRPQDTLIILSPGEMEDAYPLALMLRALNQELTPSRPLSESDWQAAQAEWRQEKGRSPRTVETLQALWKRYGLEGGTFDKARFAQAIAAAITGPQDVPGDVRRLFSALGLLGA, encoded by the coding sequence ATGCTGTTGAGTTGGATTCCGCGCCCGTTGACGCTTGATGACGCCCCGGCGACCGCCGCCTCGCGCCTGGACTCCTGTCCAGATATTGCAGACCGCTGCCGCGCGCCGTCGCTCTTGCGCGTCATGAGCCATGCCAATCGTCTGCTGGGCTTTAAGCCGCCTGCGCAACGCATCCCGGATGCGCATATTCGCCTTATTGCGCCCACGCTGACGCCCACGCGGCGCGGCGAAGCGGATTGCAGCCAGTGGCCGCCCGCCCTGCGCGACGAAACGGCGCAACGGCTCTGGCGGCTCGCGCTGGGGACGCCCCACGAGAGCGCGCCAGACACGGCGGATCAGGCCCTGACCCTCCTACTCCTCGCGCAGGAAACCCGTCAATTTGACCCGCGCGCCTGGGCGGCGCAGGAAATCGCGCAATTGGCCGACGGGGCGTCCTTCAGCGCGGTGCATAGCGGGCGTTATCTTGCCGAAAATTTCGATCGTGCCTCGCTGAGCGCCATTTTACAGGCCCACGGCTATCATGCGCCGTATCTCGAAGCCTTTAACGATCCGGCCATCGGCTGGCTGGCCGCGCGATGGCTGAGCTATCCCCTGCCCTGGCGCGCCTTGCTGGAGGCGCTGACCTCAGACGATCGCGCGCGCGCGGCGCTGGCGCCGTTTTCGCGATTAATCTGGCTTCTGGACATGATCACTCGAGACGCGCCGATTGAAAAAATCACGTGGGACGAGGCGCTTCAGCGCGCCGACGCCGCGCAGGACACTGGCGCAAACGAGACGCCGTCGTTCGTGCGACCCGTCCGCAAACTGATACTGGTAGAAGGGGTCACCGAGACGCTGGTATTACCGGCGTTTGCCCGAGCGCTGGGCCTGTCGCTTTCAGGCGCCGGGGCGTTTATGATGGCCGCAGGCGGCAAGAAGCCGCTGGCAAGGCTGTACGAAGAATACGCCCCGATTACAGCAGGCCCTATTGCCGCCCTGCTCGATAACGACGCCCGCGACGGCGCGCAGGCGCTTCAGAACGCCCTCCGGCCTCAGGATACCCTGATTATTCTATCCCCCGGCGAAATGGAGGACGCCTACCCGCTGGCGCTGATGCTGCGCGCCCTGAATCAGGAATTAACGCCTTCTCGCCCGCTGAGCGAAAGCGACTGGCAGGCCGCGCAGGCGGAATGGCGACAAGAGAAAGGGCGTTCGCCGCGAACGGTCGAGACGCTTCAGGCCCTGTGGAAACGCTATGGCCTGGAAGGCGGAACCTTTGACAAGGCGCGCTTTGCCCAAGCCATTGCAGCCGCCATCACAGGCCCTCAGGACGTTCCCGGTGACGTACGCCGGCTGTTCTCGGCTCTGGGACTTCTCGGCGCATGA
- a CDS encoding biotin--[acetyl-CoA-carboxylase] ligase, translating into MAPISSRTIDARACVEHAGGMQWYGYDTIDSTNDEAKRLLQAGALTRTSVITARGQTAGRGSQGRLWLSEHDAGLYMSVVHLPVGGQRLPLSDMFTRSAGAACAEALIAAYGLAIRIKPINDLYLAGGKLGGILTESVIQGDRALAVITGVGLNLRATARPLGPHAWAPATSLEATMDAEAFGALDPMALARLLAEAIDAQHQRVFAGDEAAVLARWRALTLDAPPSDRGI; encoded by the coding sequence ATGGCCCCCATCAGCAGCCGCACGATTGACGCGCGGGCGTGCGTTGAGCATGCTGGGGGGATGCAGTGGTATGGCTACGACACGATTGATTCCACCAACGACGAGGCCAAACGGCTGCTTCAGGCGGGGGCGCTGACGCGCACGTCGGTGATCACGGCGCGCGGACAAACGGCAGGGCGTGGATCGCAGGGGCGTCTCTGGCTCTCGGAGCACGATGCCGGGCTCTATATGAGCGTGGTTCACTTGCCAGTCGGCGGCCAGAGGCTGCCGCTCAGTGATATGTTCACCCGCTCGGCGGGCGCGGCCTGCGCAGAAGCGCTGATTGCAGCGTATGGGCTTGCGATACGCATCAAGCCGATTAATGATCTGTATCTGGCAGGCGGTAAATTGGGCGGGATTCTGACAGAAAGCGTCATTCAGGGGGATCGCGCCCTGGCCGTGATTACCGGCGTGGGCCTGAATCTACGCGCAACCGCGCGACCGCTGGGGCCCCACGCGTGGGCGCCGGCGACCAGTCTGGAAGCGACCATGGACGCAGAAGCCTTTGGCGCGCTGGATCCCATGGCGCTGGCGCGGCTGTTGGCGGAGGCCATTGACGCGCAGCATCAGCGGGTGTTCGCCGGGGACGAGGCCGCCGTTCTGGCGCGATGGCGCGCCTTAACCCTAGACGCTCCTCCCTCGGATAGGGGAATTTAA
- a CDS encoding HAMP domain-containing protein — translation MSHLRILELFHGACRRLRLGSIKSRIIVSMALSTVVAGGLIGGISAWRSEAFMRDQVARNMELATHNEASDINEALQRVESATQTLSAYLAATMPGPGGAIVGYQDQAAPVLYHAVRQLPGAMSVYFYPNIALYKGIYGAWYVDENHGKNPARFERNRDMGVMSDFVASDPAMAYYFAPLEKGAGLWSAPYEDKDLKLQMVTYSAPIRRNGRSMGIVGMDISFDNLIAMVRRIRLYETGYGMLVSGDGAILASRQYAMGEKLAAASKGAYRDLAALIQRQDAGLSEITINGQAQMTAFTRLPSGYVLITQAPKAEAFAQMYALLYLIAGLTLGCLILSVILAVGVGIKLAAPTQRMIDYIQRLAGYDLTLEIPQDASQSEIGELNRSVRQFSGQLRRAMSEIQRNAASLSGAAQRLLQSSDSLVENADGVSRLSDETSQSTRILTDSLQSIASSARDSSDHIRQVMESSEAIRGNAQQMDGAVQTITQTLQSVALSAGDMTDVVTSVAASAQEINASLGDVSACADQGMAIVREARQDAQTTETIVSELSGAVASIDEVIGMIGDIARKTHLLALNASIEASRAGDSGRGFAVVANEVKLLAGQSESATGEIQDKIEQMREITLKAAQTLQRIVGSIDDVYQANENIASAVQRQSATAREVSGHMGKAAGIARNVSGRVSDASGAMQSIASDARNTASRIQDMATFMTSILQGAGQIRDNSQHAAAEAKKVSGGISMVTRSAGDSSQSASAVAVISNDLEQLSQQLTQMAGQFKV, via the coding sequence ATGTCGCATCTGCGGATTTTGGAGCTGTTTCATGGCGCTTGCCGACGCTTGCGCCTGGGATCGATTAAGTCGCGCATTATTGTATCAATGGCGCTTTCCACCGTGGTGGCGGGCGGGCTGATCGGCGGCATCAGCGCATGGCGCAGCGAAGCCTTTATGCGGGATCAGGTCGCCCGCAACATGGAATTGGCCACGCATAACGAAGCGTCGGACATCAACGAAGCGCTTCAGCGCGTGGAAAGCGCCACGCAGACGCTGAGCGCGTATCTGGCCGCCACGATGCCGGGACCCGGCGGCGCGATTGTAGGGTATCAGGACCAGGCCGCCCCGGTGCTGTATCACGCGGTGCGCCAGCTTCCGGGCGCGATGAGCGTGTATTTTTACCCCAATATCGCTTTGTACAAAGGCATTTATGGCGCTTGGTACGTCGACGAGAATCATGGCAAAAACCCGGCGCGCTTTGAGCGCAATCGCGATATGGGCGTCATGAGCGACTTCGTGGCGTCTGACCCCGCCATGGCGTATTACTTCGCCCCGCTTGAGAAAGGCGCCGGGCTGTGGAGCGCGCCCTACGAAGACAAAGACCTGAAACTCCAGATGGTCACCTACTCCGCGCCCATTCGCCGTAACGGGCGCTCGATGGGCATCGTGGGGATGGATATTTCGTTTGACAATCTGATTGCCATGGTTCGCCGGATTCGCCTCTATGAGACGGGATACGGCATGTTGGTCAGTGGCGACGGCGCGATTCTGGCCAGCCGCCAGTACGCGATGGGAGAAAAACTGGCCGCCGCCAGCAAAGGCGCGTACCGCGATCTTGCCGCGCTGATTCAGCGTCAGGACGCGGGCCTGAGCGAAATAACGATAAACGGTCAAGCCCAGATGACGGCCTTCACGCGACTGCCGTCGGGTTATGTTTTGATTACACAGGCCCCTAAAGCCGAAGCTTTTGCCCAGATGTACGCCCTGCTCTATCTTATTGCGGGACTGACGCTGGGGTGTCTGATCCTCTCGGTGATTCTGGCCGTGGGCGTCGGCATCAAGCTCGCTGCGCCGACGCAGCGGATGATTGACTACATCCAGCGCCTGGCGGGCTACGATCTCACGCTGGAGATCCCGCAAGACGCCTCGCAGTCGGAAATCGGCGAATTAAATCGCTCGGTGCGCCAATTTTCGGGCCAACTGCGCCGGGCGATGAGCGAAATCCAGCGCAACGCGGCCTCGCTGTCCGGCGCCGCGCAACGCCTGCTGCAATCGTCAGATTCGCTGGTGGAGAATGCCGACGGAGTCTCGCGCCTCTCGGACGAAACCAGCCAGTCGACCCGGATTCTCACCGACAGCCTGCAATCCATCGCCAGTTCGGCGCGCGACTCCAGCGATCATATTCGGCAAGTGATGGAATCCAGCGAAGCGATTCGCGGCAACGCCCAGCAGATGGACGGGGCCGTGCAGACCATTACGCAAACGCTGCAGAGCGTCGCGCTGAGCGCGGGCGACATGACCGACGTGGTGACCTCGGTCGCCGCTTCTGCCCAGGAGATTAACGCGTCGCTGGGCGACGTCTCCGCCTGCGCGGATCAAGGCATGGCCATCGTGCGCGAAGCGCGACAGGACGCCCAGACCACCGAAACGATCGTCAGCGAACTGTCGGGGGCCGTCGCCTCGATCGATGAAGTCATCGGCATGATTGGCGATATCGCGCGCAAAACCCATCTGCTGGCGCTCAACGCCTCGATCGAAGCCAGTCGCGCGGGCGACAGCGGGCGCGGATTCGCCGTGGTCGCCAATGAAGTCAAGCTGCTGGCCGGACAATCGGAGAGCGCCACCGGCGAGATTCAGGACAAGATTGAGCAGATGCGCGAGATTACGCTCAAGGCCGCCCAGACGCTGCAACGCATTGTAGGATCCATTGACGACGTGTATCAGGCCAACGAGAATATCGCCAGCGCCGTGCAGCGGCAAAGCGCCACGGCGCGCGAAGTAAGCGGCCATATGGGCAAGGCGGCCGGAATCGCCCGCAACGTCTCGGGCCGCGTCAGCGACGCTTCCGGCGCGATGCAGTCGATTGCCTCGGATGCGCGCAACACGGCCAGCCGCATTCAGGACATGGCGACCTTTATGACATCGATTTTGCAAGGGGCGGGACAAATTCGCGACAACAGCCAGCACGCAGCGGCGGAAGCGAAGAAGGTCTCCGGCGGCATCTCGATGGTGACCCGTTCGGCGGGCGACTCGTCTCAAAGCGCCAGCGCCGTCGCGGTGATTTCCAACGATCTGGAACAGTTGTCGCAACAACTGACGCAAATGGCGGGCCAATTCAAAGTGTAA
- a CDS encoding WYL domain-containing protein, whose amino-acid sequence MADDPSGCPQNGPQKEEISADAGETRKYNVSAYRVLFILLLLMRQRSLSLEDINRELIANASVGQAYNGETITKYVNTLRRVGCQIPRPNVRDAFQYALQRSPFPIPVSEAELAAAQRLLALLSALPDETLYLRYYQALCKIAWSLSEAHQTQLLCEPQEACREESLQRRRALAAKFRELCKDAQVLSITYASDAAEPLQLLVEPFQTLHENGRLYLMAYDRNHYEKIKLNLDKILEVRQLPLKCERRVRLTTVMFRLSGRLSKTYRPYKDETVRPDDAHPDTLLVRARTDDVPALLRRLFKYGDLCEVLSPADARRFMAERVARLLAALGPVTDVLPPDAPDEAD is encoded by the coding sequence ATGGCCGATGACCCCAGTGGGTGCCCGCAAAACGGCCCTCAAAAGGAGGAGATCTCGGCAGATGCCGGCGAAACCCGTAAATATAATGTTTCCGCCTATCGCGTCCTGTTTATCCTCTTGCTGCTGATGCGCCAGCGATCGCTGTCGCTGGAAGACATTAACCGCGAGCTGATTGCCAATGCGTCCGTCGGCCAGGCTTATAACGGCGAGACGATTACAAAATACGTCAACACGCTGCGCCGCGTCGGCTGCCAGATTCCGCGACCCAACGTGCGAGACGCCTTTCAATACGCGCTCCAGCGCAGCCCCTTTCCCATCCCGGTTTCCGAAGCGGAATTAGCCGCCGCTCAGCGCCTGCTCGCCCTGCTTTCCGCCCTGCCAGATGAAACCCTGTATTTACGCTATTATCAGGCGCTCTGTAAAATCGCCTGGTCGTTGAGCGAGGCGCATCAAACCCAATTGCTCTGCGAACCGCAGGAAGCCTGCCGCGAAGAAAGCCTTCAACGGCGGCGCGCGCTGGCCGCCAAATTCCGCGAACTCTGCAAAGACGCTCAGGTTCTGTCGATTACCTACGCCTCCGACGCCGCCGAACCGCTGCAATTGCTCGTCGAACCCTTTCAGACGCTTCACGAGAACGGGCGCCTGTATTTAATGGCCTATGACCGCAACCACTACGAAAAAATCAAGCTGAATCTCGATAAAATCCTGGAGGTCCGCCAGCTCCCGCTCAAGTGCGAGCGGCGGGTGCGCCTCACTACCGTCATGTTTCGCCTGAGCGGGCGCCTGAGCAAGACCTACCGGCCTTATAAAGACGAAACCGTGCGCCCTGACGACGCGCATCCCGATACGCTGCTGGTGCGCGCGCGTACCGACGATGTGCCTGCGCTCCTGCGCCGTTTGTTTAAATACGGCGACCTGTGCGAAGTCCTCTCTCCCGCCGATGCGCGCCGGTTTATGGCCGAGCGAGTGGCGCGCCTGCTGGCCGCGCTGGGCCCGGTGACAGACGTCTTACCCCCGGACGCGCCGGACGAGGCCGATTAA
- a CDS encoding WecB/TagA/CpsF family glycosyltransferase produces the protein MRLPKRRLLGADITEASFEDVVNAIIALGRSKESAYVCVSSVHMIMEAESDPEFKRLLNQAAIATPDGRPVSVFMNLLYGCHQEQIAGHDLMIRTLKAAGEAGLSVYFYGSTPPVLSHLGEKIRREYPGVVIAGLESPPFRPLSPQEHEDTLARINASGAHIVMVALGCPKQERWMAERYGKIPAVMIGLGAAFPFFSGDVKRAPRWVQHLCLEWAFRMTREPRLFLRYLHTNPRFLWGILKQSVALRLK, from the coding sequence ATGAGACTCCCCAAACGTCGCCTGCTGGGCGCTGATATCACTGAGGCGTCTTTTGAAGACGTGGTTAATGCCATTATCGCGCTGGGGCGCTCCAAAGAGTCCGCCTATGTCTGCGTTTCCAGCGTCCATATGATTATGGAGGCGGAATCTGACCCCGAGTTCAAGCGCCTGCTGAATCAGGCCGCCATTGCCACGCCGGACGGGCGGCCCGTCTCGGTGTTTATGAATCTGCTGTACGGTTGTCATCAGGAGCAAATCGCCGGACACGACCTGATGATTCGCACCCTGAAAGCCGCCGGTGAAGCCGGGCTGTCGGTGTATTTCTACGGATCCACGCCGCCGGTGCTATCGCATCTGGGCGAGAAAATCCGGCGCGAGTATCCCGGCGTGGTCATTGCGGGGCTGGAATCGCCGCCGTTTCGCCCGCTCTCGCCGCAAGAGCATGAGGACACGCTGGCCCGCATCAATGCCAGCGGCGCCCATATCGTGATGGTTGCGCTGGGGTGTCCCAAGCAGGAACGCTGGATGGCGGAGCGCTACGGCAAAATCCCCGCCGTGATGATAGGGCTGGGCGCGGCGTTCCCGTTTTTCAGCGGGGATGTCAAACGCGCCCCGCGCTGGGTTCAGCATTTGTGTCTGGAATGGGCGTTCCGCATGACGCGCGAACCACGGCTGTTTCTGCGCTATCTGCATACGAATCCGCGTTTTTTATGGGGAATTCTGAAACAAAGCGTCGCCTTACGGCTCAAATAA
- a CDS encoding glycosyltransferase family 4 protein, giving the protein MASTCAVIGAQTSGDRAMKILMAHNYYQQRGGEDAVFEAERDLLRARGHEVLELTFHNEAIDSRAAALSAGAKGFYNPQAARQTRRIIRDERPDVMHVHNWFPLASPSIFSAAHGEGVPVVATLHNFRLICPKAQLFREGRPCEACVKQPLALSGILHGCYRDSRLQSAAVAGINAWHGVIGTWQHHVDAFIALTDFARQKLLSGAMGLTPSQVVVKPNFCGDPGDNDAPREDFFLFVGRLSPEKGIETLLQAFAQTGLPLRLVGTGPLSARAAQAAAQFPNIVYEGFLPPADVRQRMMRARALTFPSLWYEGFPLTLVEALACGAPALVSQMGGLPEIVAHEAQGLLIPPGDADALADATLRIAADAGLRQRLSHNARQKYLNQYTAEVTYEHLRGIYARVCDARRDRRLQFADETPQTSPAGR; this is encoded by the coding sequence ATGGCATCCACCTGCGCCGTTATCGGCGCCCAAACGTCAGGCGATCGCGCCATGAAAATTCTGATGGCGCACAATTACTACCAGCAGCGCGGCGGCGAAGACGCTGTCTTTGAGGCCGAGCGCGACCTGTTGCGCGCGCGCGGCCACGAGGTCCTTGAGCTGACGTTCCATAATGAGGCGATTGATTCGCGCGCAGCGGCCCTGTCGGCAGGCGCGAAAGGCTTTTACAACCCGCAGGCCGCGCGCCAGACGCGCCGCATCATTCGCGACGAGCGCCCGGACGTGATGCACGTTCACAACTGGTTTCCGCTGGCGTCGCCCTCGATTTTCAGCGCCGCGCATGGCGAAGGCGTGCCGGTGGTGGCGACCCTGCATAACTTTCGGCTGATTTGCCCCAAGGCGCAGTTGTTTCGCGAGGGGCGTCCGTGCGAAGCATGCGTCAAACAGCCGTTGGCGCTCAGTGGGATTCTGCACGGCTGCTACCGGGATTCTCGTCTCCAAAGCGCCGCAGTGGCGGGCATCAACGCCTGGCACGGCGTTATCGGCACATGGCAACATCACGTCGATGCGTTTATTGCGCTGACCGACTTCGCTCGTCAGAAGCTCTTGAGCGGGGCCATGGGGCTGACGCCGTCGCAAGTCGTGGTTAAACCTAATTTCTGCGGCGATCCCGGCGATAATGACGCGCCGCGAGAGGATTTCTTTCTGTTTGTCGGGCGTCTGTCCCCCGAAAAAGGGATAGAGACGCTCTTGCAGGCGTTTGCCCAAACGGGGCTGCCGTTACGCCTGGTCGGAACCGGCCCGCTGAGCGCGCGCGCAGCTCAGGCGGCGGCGCAATTTCCCAATATCGTCTATGAAGGCTTTCTGCCGCCCGCAGACGTCCGCCAGCGGATGATGCGCGCCCGCGCGCTGACGTTTCCCAGCCTCTGGTATGAGGGGTTTCCCCTGACGCTGGTCGAGGCGCTGGCTTGCGGCGCGCCGGCGCTCGTTTCGCAGATGGGCGGCCTGCCAGAAATCGTCGCGCACGAGGCGCAAGGCCTGTTGATTCCGCCAGGCGACGCGGACGCGCTCGCCGACGCCACGCTGAGAATCGCGGCGGATGCCGGGCTGCGGCAACGACTCTCTCACAACGCCCGACAGAAATATCTGAATCAGTACACTGCGGAGGTAACGTATGAGCACTTACGAGGGATCTACGCGCGCGTTTGCGACGCCCGGCGAGACAGGCGGCTTCAGTTCGCCGATGAGACTCCCCAAACGTCGCCTGCTGGGCGCTGA